One window of Jannaschia sp. CCS1 genomic DNA carries:
- a CDS encoding tetratricopeptide repeat protein, which yields MTIQRPIINALVAAVFCGIPLLAVPVSAQSTADDFLDRLADPELRNWDVVEADVYQRWQISGSAAADYLLRRGMEAMASEDYAAAYDHLTALTDHAPEFAEGWNARATLFFEQQMYGPAIADIQRVLALEPRHFGALTGLGVMLEDMGNIDGALAAYEAAHAIHPNQPDIRRLLDGLRVQLEGEAL from the coding sequence ATGACGATTCAGCGACCCATCATCAACGCTCTCGTGGCGGCAGTCTTCTGCGGGATTCCCTTACTTGCGGTGCCGGTCTCGGCCCAATCCACGGCAGACGACTTCCTGGATCGGCTGGCCGACCCCGAACTGCGCAACTGGGACGTGGTGGAGGCCGACGTGTATCAACGCTGGCAGATTTCAGGGTCCGCCGCTGCCGATTACCTGTTGCGGCGCGGGATGGAGGCGATGGCGTCTGAGGATTATGCGGCCGCCTACGATCACCTCACCGCGCTGACCGACCATGCGCCGGAATTCGCCGAGGGCTGGAACGCCCGCGCGACCCTGTTCTTCGAGCAACAGATGTATGGCCCCGCGATTGCCGATATCCAGCGTGTGCTTGCGCTGGAGCCGCGCCACTTTGGTGCGCTGACGGGCCTGGGTGTGATGCTGGAGGATATGGGCAACATCGACGGTGCACTGGCCGCCTATGAGGCCGCCCACGCCATCCACCCCAATCAACCCGATATCCGGCGGCTCCTTGACGGGCTGCGTGTGCAGCTTGAGGGCGAGGCGCTGTAA
- a CDS encoding transglycosylase domain-containing protein has product MRRVGKLLVAAFILTLGVAIAIGAVGFFNARADADALIARADALIAQGRDGEALGATRLAMLIRVQDPGFADHNGLDLWTPGAGITTITQSLAKRVAFDDFQPGIAKLRQTTYAMGLETRLSKTQILALWLDTVEMGRGPDGWITGFFAASEAIFGAPPDQISEAEFLHLIAVLIAPGRYDLMGEDPALDARVARIERLIAGTCTPQGNGDVRLDGCA; this is encoded by the coding sequence ATGAGGCGTGTTGGCAAACTGCTGGTCGCGGCCTTTATCCTGACCCTCGGCGTCGCCATTGCCATCGGTGCGGTGGGCTTTTTCAACGCGCGCGCGGATGCTGATGCGCTGATCGCCCGGGCCGATGCCCTGATCGCGCAAGGGCGGGACGGCGAGGCGTTGGGTGCCACGCGGCTGGCCATGCTGATCCGCGTGCAGGACCCGGGCTTTGCCGATCACAACGGGCTGGACCTTTGGACGCCCGGCGCAGGCATCACGACGATCACCCAATCGCTCGCCAAGCGGGTGGCGTTTGATGACTTCCAGCCCGGCATCGCGAAACTGCGCCAGACCACCTATGCGATGGGGCTGGAAACGCGGCTCAGCAAGACGCAGATCCTGGCGCTGTGGCTTGATACCGTGGAAATGGGGCGCGGCCCGGACGGCTGGATCACCGGGTTTTTCGCAGCAAGCGAGGCGATCTTCGGCGCGCCCCCGGACCAGATATCAGAGGCCGAGTTCCTTCACCTGATTGCTGTGCTGATCGCGCCCGGCCGCTATGATCTGATGGGCGAGGACCCGGCGCTTGACGCCCGCGTGGCGCGGATTGAGCGGTTGATCGCGGGCACCTGCACGCCGCAGGGCAACGGCGACGTGCGCCTGGACGGCTGCGCCTGA
- a CDS encoding VOC family protein, with product MIDHSGLSVSDFAAAKAFYSAALAPLGSSYLFTVPPEHTDGDAVGGFGQDRPQFWIWEGPAQVPPVHFAFSAATRAQVDAFYAAALAAGGTDNGAPGLRPHYHADYYGAFVRDPDGNNIEAVCHAPAAP from the coding sequence ATGATTGACCATTCCGGCCTCAGCGTCTCGGATTTCGCGGCCGCCAAAGCGTTCTACTCTGCGGCCCTCGCGCCTCTTGGGTCGTCCTACCTGTTCACGGTCCCGCCCGAGCATACGGACGGCGACGCGGTGGGGGGCTTCGGGCAGGACCGCCCGCAATTCTGGATCTGGGAAGGCCCGGCGCAGGTCCCGCCGGTGCATTTCGCCTTCTCCGCTGCCACACGGGCGCAGGTGGATGCCTTCTACGCCGCAGCCCTCGCCGCCGGGGGCACGGATAACGGCGCGCCCGGCCTCCGCCCGCATTACCATGCCGATTATTACGGCGCGTTTGTGCGCGACCCCGATGGCAATAATATCGAGGCCGTCTGCCACGCGCCCGCCGCCCCATGA
- a CDS encoding ABC transporter permease translates to MTSAPPAPAPFARFEFLIAWRYLRARRTEGGVSAMTWISFIGIALAVMALIAVLAVRAGFRHEFVGTILGANPHVAVYDIAELNDAGQLERALEGYDAVAEAVRGVNGVTHAAAVIRGQVLSSYRGRNSAVEVIGITPEDLSNVPLVAEPEWRQGLLSAFGAPTEITPEVDGAFPIPGGPGIAIGSGVARELGASVGDRIRLVSPDGARTPFGTSPRVSTYEVVYIFQVGRWDIDRTRVYIPFGEAQTYFNRDGVADEVQVTVAEPEQIAQYVLPLLQAGGDVQIWTWEDSSGAFLTALQMEDNIMFIILSILVLIATMNIVSGLIMLVKNKSRDIGILRTIGLSEGSILRVFFICGSAIGVAGTLAGVALGCAFAIWIDPIFSFVNYVAGGGVWDPSVRMISALPARLEGADVLTAMALSLGLSFVVTIFPARRAARMNPVEALRYE, encoded by the coding sequence ATGACCTCCGCACCCCCCGCACCTGCGCCCTTCGCGCGGTTCGAATTCCTCATCGCCTGGCGCTATCTGCGCGCGCGACGCACCGAAGGCGGCGTGTCGGCGATGACCTGGATCAGCTTCATCGGCATCGCGCTGGCCGTTATGGCCTTGATCGCCGTGCTGGCCGTGCGGGCGGGGTTCCGGCACGAATTTGTCGGCACGATCCTGGGCGCGAACCCCCATGTGGCGGTCTACGACATCGCGGAACTGAACGATGCGGGTCAGTTGGAGCGCGCGTTGGAGGGCTATGACGCGGTGGCCGAGGCCGTGCGCGGCGTGAATGGCGTGACCCATGCGGCGGCGGTGATCCGGGGTCAGGTGCTCAGCAGCTATCGCGGGCGGAATTCCGCCGTGGAGGTGATCGGCATCACGCCCGAGGATCTGTCGAATGTGCCCCTGGTGGCGGAGCCGGAGTGGCGGCAGGGCCTGCTGAGCGCGTTTGGCGCGCCCACGGAAATCACGCCGGAGGTCGACGGCGCGTTCCCCATTCCGGGCGGGCCGGGCATCGCGATCGGGTCCGGCGTGGCGCGGGAATTGGGGGCCAGCGTGGGCGACCGGATCCGGCTGGTCAGCCCCGATGGCGCACGCACGCCGTTCGGGACGTCTCCGCGCGTCAGCACCTATGAGGTCGTCTATATCTTTCAGGTGGGCCGCTGGGACATCGACCGCACGCGCGTCTACATTCCCTTCGGCGAGGCGCAGACCTACTTCAACCGCGACGGCGTGGCCGATGAGGTGCAGGTGACGGTGGCCGAGCCGGAACAGATCGCGCAATATGTCCTGCCCCTGTTGCAGGCGGGCGGTGATGTGCAGATCTGGACGTGGGAAGACAGCTCCGGCGCGTTCCTGACCGCGCTCCAGATGGAGGACAACATCATGTTCATCATCCTGTCGATCCTGGTGCTGATCGCGACGATGAACATCGTGTCGGGCCTGATCATGCTGGTGAAAAACAAGTCCCGCGATATCGGGATTTTGCGCACGATCGGGCTGAGTGAGGGGAGCATTCTGCGGGTGTTCTTCATCTGCGGCTCGGCCATCGGGGTGGCGGGGACGCTGGCGGGCGTGGCCCTGGGATGCGCGTTTGCGATCTGGATCGATCCGATCTTCAGCTTTGTGAACTATGTGGCAGGCGGCGGCGTTTGGGATCCGTCAGTGCGGATGATCAGCGCGTTGCCCGCGCGGTTGGAGGGCGCGGATGTGCTGACTGCGATGGCCCTGTCGCTGGGGCTGAGCTTCGTGGTGACGATCTTCCCGGCCCGGCGCGCGGCACGGATGAACCCGGTGGAGGCGTTGCGGTATGAGTGA
- a CDS encoding ABC transporter ATP-binding protein — MSEFSLVLDDIQKSYNHGKANEINVLRGASTRIARGEIVGLIAPSGAGKSTLLQIAGLLDTADAGRVEIGGELVTGATDRARTAARRGKVGFVYQFHHLLPEFSAVENIVLPQLAHGVAAGEAEARALDLLGRVGMAARATHRPGELSGGEQQRVAFCRSLANAPALMLADEPTGNLDPATSDTVFDVLMELVRGTGLSALIATHNHELAARMDRVLRLDEGVLVSA; from the coding sequence ATGAGTGAATTTTCGCTGGTGCTGGACGATATCCAAAAGTCCTACAACCACGGCAAAGCCAATGAGATCAACGTGCTGCGCGGGGCCTCCACACGGATCGCGCGCGGAGAGATCGTCGGCCTGATCGCGCCATCGGGCGCGGGAAAGTCGACGCTTTTGCAGATTGCCGGGCTGCTGGACACCGCCGATGCGGGTCGGGTCGAGATTGGTGGAGAGTTGGTGACGGGCGCCACCGACCGCGCCCGCACGGCGGCGCGGCGCGGCAAGGTGGGCTTCGTCTATCAGTTCCACCACTTGCTGCCCGAGTTCTCAGCCGTGGAGAATATCGTGCTGCCGCAACTGGCCCACGGCGTGGCGGCAGGCGAAGCGGAGGCGCGGGCGCTGGACCTGTTGGGCCGCGTCGGCATGGCCGCCCGCGCAACGCACCGCCCCGGAGAATTGTCGGGCGGGGAGCAGCAGCGCGTGGCGTTTTGCCGGTCGCTGGCCAATGCGCCTGCCCTGATGCTGGCCGATGAGCCGACGGGCAACCTTGATCCCGCGACGTCGGATACGGTGTTTGATGTGCTGATGGAGCTGGTGCGGGGGACGGGCCTGTCGGCGCTGATCGCCACCCACAACCACGAGCTGGCCGCGCGGATGGATCGGGTCTTGCGTCTGGATGAGGGTGTGCTGGTCTCGGCGTGA
- a CDS encoding helicase-related protein codes for MRDTRTGGRVAAILGPTNTGKTHYAIERMLAHRTGVIGLPLRLLAREVYDKVVAIKGPSVVALVTGEERIVPPRAAYWVCTVEAMPTASGADFLAVDEIQLCADPERGHVFTDRLLHARGLHETLFMGASTMRNAIAELVPHCEFMHRDRFSQLVYAGSKKMSRIPGRSAIVGFSVENLYATAELLRRTKGGAAVVMGALSPRTRNAQVELYQNGDVDILVATDAIGMGLNLDIKHVAFSGTRKFDGRKMRELWPNELAQIAGRAGRHTQDGSFGVTGEAEPFDDGLADAIVNHRFAPVRKLMWRNSALEFGSAERLIASLEMRTDDEWLTRAREADDVQALKALIARPEVAARLGDARAVKLLWDVCNIPDFRGISHAEHADLLGRIFEFLHEHRRVPDDWLARQVKRIDRPEGDIDTLSKRLAYIRTWTYVAQRTGWVDDESHWRGATRAVEDRLSDALHQALTLRFVDRRTSVLLRRLKQRESLVAEVNENGEVSVEGQVLGRIEGFRFRMDESATADEAKTLQSAAMAALRPEFHLRADRMYNAPDTEFDLTEQGGLMWGDMAVGKLVKGPEALKPLAEAFVDADAGAEVVQKVQRRLQHFIDRRIAAQFEPLLAMSRDEAVTGLARGVAFQLLEGFGIVPRGEIADDIKALDQDARGLLRKHGVRFGQYTIFLPLLLKPAPTRLRLVLWGLAQDFDTFPDSPPPGLVTIPTEEGAPAGHATMAGYREAGTRAIRVDMLERLADMLRGENSRSGFEASPDMLSISGLTLEQFADLMGGLGYKGEKAERPKVKAAKVAEAAKAEEEAKPEEAAPAEEASAEEAPAEGALAEPAPAEGASEAPAPEAPAEVTPEADAEAPPSEPPAPEGPAEMEVYYTFTWAPRGRGSARPRRQDGAQGGARADGEHGKRSDKGGRRPSGKGAPGKHRGQGKGGNRPQTSDKRDTKPKTYSSRPETSKKVDPDNPFAVLAALKDKS; via the coding sequence ATGCGCGACACTCGCACCGGTGGACGGGTTGCGGCCATTCTTGGCCCGACCAATACCGGCAAAACCCACTATGCCATTGAGCGGATGCTGGCGCATCGGACGGGCGTCATTGGCCTGCCCCTGCGCCTTCTGGCGCGGGAGGTCTACGATAAGGTCGTGGCCATCAAGGGCCCGTCCGTCGTGGCCCTGGTCACGGGCGAGGAGCGGATCGTGCCACCCCGCGCCGCCTATTGGGTCTGCACGGTGGAGGCGATGCCCACCGCCTCGGGCGCGGATTTTCTGGCGGTGGATGAGATCCAGTTGTGTGCCGATCCAGAGCGCGGCCATGTGTTCACCGACCGCCTGCTGCACGCGCGTGGCCTGCACGAGACGCTGTTCATGGGTGCCTCGACCATGCGCAATGCCATTGCCGAACTCGTGCCCCATTGCGAATTCATGCACCGGGACCGTTTTTCACAGCTTGTGTATGCAGGTTCGAAAAAGATGAGCCGGATACCCGGACGCTCGGCAATCGTGGGGTTTTCGGTCGAAAATCTATATGCCACCGCTGAGTTGTTGCGGCGCACCAAAGGAGGTGCTGCGGTGGTCATGGGCGCGCTCAGCCCCCGCACGCGGAACGCTCAGGTGGAGCTATACCAGAACGGCGACGTGGACATCCTGGTCGCCACGGACGCCATCGGGATGGGCCTGAACCTCGACATCAAGCATGTCGCGTTTTCGGGCACGCGCAAGTTCGACGGGCGCAAGATGCGCGAGTTGTGGCCCAACGAGTTGGCCCAGATCGCAGGGCGCGCCGGGCGGCACACCCAAGACGGCAGCTTCGGTGTGACCGGAGAGGCGGAGCCCTTCGATGACGGCCTCGCCGATGCCATCGTCAACCACCGCTTCGCGCCGGTGCGCAAGTTGATGTGGCGGAATTCCGCGCTGGAGTTTGGCAGCGCGGAGCGGTTGATCGCCAGCCTGGAGATGCGCACCGATGATGAATGGCTGACCCGCGCGCGGGAGGCCGATGATGTGCAGGCGCTGAAAGCGCTGATCGCCCGGCCAGAGGTTGCCGCACGACTGGGCGATGCGCGCGCCGTCAAGCTGCTGTGGGACGTCTGCAACATCCCGGACTTTCGCGGCATCAGCCACGCGGAACATGCGGATCTGTTGGGCCGGATCTTCGAGTTCCTCCATGAGCATCGCCGCGTCCCCGACGATTGGCTCGCGCGGCAGGTCAAACGTATCGACCGGCCCGAGGGGGACATCGACACGCTGTCCAAACGCCTCGCCTATATCCGTACCTGGACGTATGTCGCGCAACGCACGGGGTGGGTCGATGACGAAAGCCATTGGCGCGGCGCGACGCGTGCCGTAGAAGACCGCCTGTCAGACGCGCTTCACCAGGCGCTGACGTTGAGATTTGTCGACCGGCGGACGAGTGTTCTCCTTCGCCGGTTGAAGCAGAGGGAGAGCCTTGTGGCCGAAGTGAACGAGAATGGCGAAGTCAGCGTAGAGGGTCAGGTCCTGGGTCGGATCGAGGGCTTTCGCTTCCGCATGGACGAATCTGCGACCGCCGATGAGGCCAAGACGCTGCAAAGCGCGGCGATGGCGGCCCTGCGGCCTGAGTTCCACCTGCGCGCGGACCGCATGTATAATGCGCCCGACACCGAATTCGACCTGACGGAACAAGGTGGCCTGATGTGGGGTGACATGGCCGTGGGCAAGCTGGTGAAGGGGCCGGAGGCGCTGAAACCGCTGGCCGAGGCCTTCGTCGATGCCGATGCGGGTGCGGAAGTGGTGCAAAAGGTGCAGCGCCGGTTGCAGCATTTCATCGACCGCCGCATCGCCGCCCAGTTCGAGCCGCTTTTGGCGATGTCGCGCGATGAGGCTGTCACCGGCCTGGCGCGCGGTGTGGCATTCCAGCTGCTGGAAGGCTTCGGCATCGTGCCACGCGGCGAGATTGCCGATGATATCAAGGCCCTGGATCAGGATGCGCGCGGGTTGTTGCGCAAACACGGCGTGCGGTTCGGGCAATATACGATCTTTCTGCCGCTGCTGCTGAAGCCCGCGCCGACGCGACTGCGGTTGGTGCTTTGGGGGCTGGCACAGGATTTCGACACCTTCCCCGACAGCCCGCCCCCGGGCCTCGTCACCATTCCCACCGAAGAAGGCGCGCCTGCGGGCCACGCTACGATGGCCGGGTACCGCGAAGCGGGCACCCGCGCGATCCGCGTCGATATGCTGGAACGTCTGGCCGACATGCTGCGCGGTGAGAACAGCCGCAGCGGGTTTGAAGCGTCCCCCGACATGCTGTCGATTTCCGGCCTGACACTGGAGCAATTCGCCGATCTGATGGGCGGATTGGGCTATAAGGGCGAAAAGGCGGAGCGGCCCAAGGTGAAGGCGGCCAAGGTGGCCGAGGCGGCAAAGGCCGAGGAGGAGGCGAAGCCCGAGGAGGCCGCGCCCGCTGAGGAGGCGTCAGCCGAGGAAGCCCCCGCCGAAGGCGCATTGGCCGAGCCAGCGCCCGCCGAGGGCGCGAGCGAGGCCCCGGCACCCGAGGCCCCTGCCGAGGTCACGCCGGAGGCCGACGCCGAGGCACCGCCATCTGAGCCACCCGCGCCCGAGGGGCCAGCCGAAATGGAGGTCTACTATACCTTCACCTGGGCGCCGCGCGGACGCGGAAGCGCCCGTCCCCGCCGCCAGGACGGCGCGCAGGGTGGCGCCCGCGCCGACGGTGAGCACGGCAAGCGCAGCGACAAGGGCGGCAGACGCCCGTCCGGCAAAGGCGCACCGGGCAAGCATCGCGGTCAGGGCAAAGGCGGCAATCGTCCGCAGACCTCCGACAAGCGCGACACCAAGCCCAAGACCTATTCGTCCCGGCCCGAGACGTCGAAAAAAGTCGATCCCGACAACCCCTTCGCGGTCCTCGCGGCCCTGAAAGACAAGTCATAA
- the fdxA gene encoding ferredoxin FdxA: MTYIVNDACIACKYTDCVEVCPVDCFYEGENMLVIHPDECIDCGVCEPECPADAIRPDTEPDMDKWVEFNRKYSEMWPVIITKKDPLPTADDMDGKPGKMELFSEAAGEGG, encoded by the coding sequence ATGACCTACATCGTCAACGATGCCTGCATCGCCTGCAAATACACCGATTGCGTGGAAGTCTGCCCCGTGGATTGCTTCTATGAGGGCGAGAACATGCTGGTCATCCATCCCGATGAATGCATCGATTGCGGCGTGTGCGAGCCCGAGTGCCCCGCTGACGCAATCCGCCCGGATACGGAACCGGACATGGACAAATGGGTGGAGTTCAACCGCAAGTATTCCGAGATGTGGCCGGTGATCATCACCAAGAAAGACCCGCTGCCCACGGCCGACGATATGGACGGCAAGCCGGGCAAGATGGAGCTGTTCTCGGAGGCGGCGGGCGAGGGCGGCTAA
- a CDS encoding RNA-binding S4 domain-containing protein, with translation MDKWLWQARFFKTRSLAARQVSAGHVRVNATKITKASTQISPGDVLTFPQGNTIRVVKIDALAKRRGPAPEAQTLYIDMTPEAAPQSPRVGPRPTKKDRRDLDAFRED, from the coding sequence GTGGACAAATGGCTGTGGCAGGCGCGGTTCTTCAAGACCCGCAGCCTCGCCGCCCGTCAGGTGTCCGCCGGGCATGTGCGGGTCAACGCGACCAAAATCACCAAGGCCTCCACGCAGATCAGCCCCGGAGATGTGCTGACATTTCCCCAGGGCAATACCATTCGCGTCGTGAAGATCGACGCTTTGGCCAAGCGCCGTGGCCCGGCCCCGGAGGCGCAAACCCTCTATATCGACATGACGCCCGAGGCCGCGCCGCAATCGCCCCGGGTCGGTCCGCGCCCCACCAAGAAAGACCGCCGCGACCTGGATGCCTTCCGAGAGGACTAA
- a CDS encoding alpha/beta fold hydrolase, with the protein MTADITEPAPFYEAVAEGPANVAASWVRAADGTRLRMAVWPTPNQEGGSNGTVLMFPGRTEYVEKYGRVASDLAENGYGMVAFDWRGQGLADRPPHRRDMGHVLTFDEYRQDVTAFLKAMEPMNLPKPWFLIGHSMGGCIGLRALYDGLDVEAATFTGPMWGLQMSNLLRTLQPAITKLAGPMGFGKTFAPTTGPWEPLEFEDNSLTTDRDQFDYMFRQTDVHPELALGGPSLSWVKAALWETEDLMEKTPLDLPALAIVGTGEQIVDVDAARTRMASWPKGSYLSIEGGRHEVLMEADPLRDQSLDAILALFRKAAR; encoded by the coding sequence ATGACCGCTGACATCACCGAGCCCGCACCGTTCTACGAGGCTGTCGCCGAGGGGCCGGCCAATGTCGCGGCCTCCTGGGTGCGGGCGGCAGATGGCACGCGCCTGCGCATGGCGGTCTGGCCCACCCCAAATCAAGAAGGCGGGTCCAACGGCACCGTACTGATGTTTCCGGGCCGCACGGAATATGTCGAGAAATATGGCCGCGTTGCCAGTGATCTGGCAGAAAACGGCTACGGCATGGTGGCGTTCGACTGGCGCGGTCAGGGTCTGGCGGATCGCCCGCCGCATCGCCGCGACATGGGCCATGTGCTCACCTTCGATGAATATAGACAGGACGTGACGGCATTCCTCAAGGCGATGGAGCCGATGAACCTGCCCAAGCCGTGGTTCCTGATCGGCCATTCCATGGGCGGCTGCATCGGGTTGCGCGCGCTCTATGATGGTCTGGACGTGGAGGCTGCGACCTTTACCGGCCCGATGTGGGGCCTGCAGATGAGCAACCTCCTCCGCACGCTCCAGCCCGCGATCACCAAGCTCGCCGGGCCAATGGGCTTTGGCAAGACCTTCGCGCCCACCACCGGCCCGTGGGAGCCGCTGGAATTCGAGGACAATTCCCTGACCACTGACCGCGACCAGTTTGACTACATGTTCCGCCAGACCGATGTGCATCCGGAACTGGCCCTGGGCGGCCCTTCGCTCAGCTGGGTCAAGGCCGCGCTTTGGGAAACGGAGGATCTGATGGAGAAGACACCGCTCGACCTGCCCGCCCTGGCCATCGTCGGCACCGGAGAGCAGATCGTGGACGTCGACGCCGCCAGGACCCGCATGGCCAGCTGGCCCAAAGGCAGCTACCTCAGCATCGAAGGCGGGCGCCATGAGGTGTTGATGGAGGCGGATCCACTCCGTGACCAGTCCCTGGACGCCATTCTCGCACTATTCCGGAAAGCCGCGCGTTAA
- a CDS encoding glycine zipper 2TM domain-containing protein yields MKKFIAPVLLVAATAITACQPLSPQDRSNLGLVGGAGAGLLVASAFDANPAWTVGATLAGAAIGTQVARNTQTGQCAYSNGNGTYYVAPC; encoded by the coding sequence ATGAAGAAGTTCATCGCCCCCGTCCTGCTCGTTGCAGCCACTGCCATCACCGCGTGCCAGCCGCTGTCGCCCCAGGACCGCTCCAACCTCGGTCTCGTCGGCGGCGCAGGCGCAGGCCTTCTGGTCGCCAGCGCATTTGACGCCAACCCCGCCTGGACCGTCGGCGCAACGCTTGCCGGTGCGGCCATCGGCACACAGGTTGCCCGCAACACGCAGACCGGCCAATGCGCCTATTCCAACGGCAATGGCACCTACTACGTCGCGCCTTGCTAA
- a CDS encoding SCP2 sterol-binding domain-containing protein has product MSNPVIDAAVAALSEKMSGADFDGTAKFVIEGEGAVIVDGTGVRAADDSDHADVTMSADADVFQEIMAGDLNPTAAFMGGKLTLDGDMGTAMKLGSALS; this is encoded by the coding sequence ATGAGCAATCCAGTCATCGACGCCGCAGTGGCCGCGTTGAGCGAAAAGATGTCCGGGGCCGATTTTGACGGCACCGCGAAATTTGTGATCGAAGGCGAAGGGGCCGTGATCGTGGACGGCACAGGCGTGCGCGCCGCCGATGACAGCGACCATGCCGACGTGACCATGTCCGCCGACGCCGATGTCTTTCAGGAGATCATGGCAGGCGATCTGAACCCTACGGCGGCCTTCATGGGCGGCAAGCTGACGCTGGATGGCGACATGGGCACGGCGATGAAGCTCGGGTCTGCCCTGAGCTGA
- a CDS encoding adenosylcobinamide-GDP ribazoletransferase produces the protein MPETDTTPSRPRPQLRDLIRAVHLLTRLPLPGGDATRGAAAAWAWPLVGLIVGLGQVAAGLLALWLGVSEAVAAGVAIAAGLLITGGLHEDGLADCADGFWGGMTPARRLEILKDSRIGAYGVLALIVTIGFRWALFASLLAIAPLTLLAAAMISRAGIAVVMARLPFAREGGLAAHVGRPPAWAVGLGGIIAGLGAIVFAGIGAGLAALGVATVAILIVAALARAKIGGQTGDVLGATQVVAELAALATCAAFLST, from the coding sequence ATGCCTGAAACCGACACCACCCCATCGCGGCCGCGCCCACAGCTTCGCGACCTGATCCGCGCGGTTCATTTGCTGACCCGCCTGCCCCTGCCCGGCGGCGACGCAACCCGTGGGGCCGCCGCAGCCTGGGCCTGGCCCCTGGTGGGCCTGATCGTCGGTCTGGGACAGGTGGCGGCTGGCCTTTTGGCCCTGTGGCTTGGCGTGTCGGAAGCTGTGGCCGCAGGGGTGGCGATTGCGGCGGGGCTGTTGATCACCGGCGGATTGCATGAGGATGGACTGGCCGATTGCGCCGACGGGTTCTGGGGCGGAATGACCCCCGCGCGCCGGTTGGAAATCCTGAAAGACAGCCGCATCGGCGCCTACGGCGTCCTTGCGTTGATCGTGACCATCGGCTTTCGGTGGGCCTTGTTCGCGTCCCTCCTCGCAATCGCTCCGCTCACGCTCCTCGCAGCCGCGATGATCAGCCGGGCGGGGATCGCGGTGGTGATGGCGCGCCTGCCTTTTGCGCGTGAGGGTGGCTTGGCCGCGCATGTGGGGCGCCCTCCGGCCTGGGCGGTCGGTCTGGGCGGTATCATTGCGGGATTGGGGGCTATCGTGTTTGCCGGGATCGGCGCGGGGCTCGCGGCGCTGGGTGTCGCAACCGTCGCGATCCTGATCGTCGCCGCCCTCGCACGCGCCAAAATTGGCGGGCAAACCGGGGACGTTCTGGGTGCGACGCAGGTGGTGGCAGAGCTTGCTGCGCTGGCCACCTGCGCCGCGTTTTTATCTACTTAG
- a CDS encoding CarD family transcriptional regulator: MTKARKTLDFSPNDYVVYPAHGVGQIITIEEQEVAGLNLELFVISFEKDKMTLRVPTAKATEVGMRPLSDPTVVSKALDTLKGKARVKRAMWSRRAQEYEQKINSGDLISIAEVVRDLHRADDQREQSYSERQLYEAALERLTRELAVVKGIDEAGAGAQLVDVLSKRVAAA, translated from the coding sequence ATGACCAAAGCCCGTAAAACGCTCGACTTCAGCCCCAATGATTACGTTGTCTACCCCGCCCATGGCGTGGGTCAGATCATCACGATCGAGGAGCAGGAAGTCGCGGGGCTAAACCTGGAGCTGTTCGTGATCTCGTTCGAGAAGGACAAGATGACGCTGCGCGTTCCGACCGCCAAGGCGACCGAAGTGGGCATGCGTCCGCTGAGTGATCCGACGGTTGTGTCCAAGGCGCTGGACACGCTGAAAGGCAAGGCGCGCGTGAAGCGGGCGATGTGGTCGCGCCGCGCACAGGAATATGAGCAAAAGATCAACTCAGGTGATCTGATCTCCATCGCAGAGGTCGTGCGCGACCTGCACCGCGCCGACGATCAGCGGGAACAGAGCTATTCGGAACGGCAGCTGTATGAAGCCGCTCTGGAGCGTCTGACCCGCGAATTGGCCGTCGTCAAAGGCATCGACGAGGCGGGTGCCGGCGCACAATTGGTCGACGTTCTGTCCAAGCGCGTGGCCGCCGCCTAA